A genomic region of Nymphaea colorata isolate Beijing-Zhang1983 chromosome 2, ASM883128v2, whole genome shotgun sequence contains the following coding sequences:
- the LOC116248375 gene encoding glutaredoxin-C1-like — protein MHYSAESWETYVPAVQVAAAMVAGGGRGEALESVERLASRSAVVIFSVSSCCMCHAIKSLFCGMGVNPAVYELDEDPRGKEIEKALARLLGTTQPLPAVFIGGKLVGAMDRVMASHINGSLVPLLKQAGALWL, from the coding sequence ATGCATTACTCGGCGGAGTCGTGGGAGACATACGTGCCGGCCGTGCAGGTGGCTGCGGCGATGGTGGCGGGTGGCGGGAGAGGGGAAGCGCTGGAGAGTGTGGAGAGGCTGGCGTCGAGGAGCGCGGTGGTCATCTTCAGCGTCAGTTCCTGCTGCATGTGCCACGCCATAAAGAGCCTGTTCTGCGGCATGGGGGTCAACCCCGCCGTTTACGAGCTGGATGAGGACCCGAGGGGAAAGGAGATAGAGAAGGCGTTGGCCAGGCTGCTGGGCACCACCCAGCCCCTCCCGGCCGTTTTCATCGGCGGCAAGCTCGTCGGTGCCATGGACCGGGTGATGGCCTCCCACATCAATGGCAGCCTTGTTCCCCTGTTGAAGCAGGCCGGCGCCCTCTGGCTCTGA